TTCCGGCTCATCCGCACCGGAGCTCCGTCAGGCTCATAACCTCAAGAAGCCATCCTTCGTTGAGGAGATCCGCATGGCACGAAGAGACGTAACTTACGAAGAGGCAAAGGCGATGGGCGCGCAACTCGGTATCACCTGGAAGGAGTTCGACGTCGAACAATTCCGGCGCGGCATGGTCGTGGAACTCGAACACGGCCTCCATGACCCGGCGACGAACGTCACCGACGACGACCTCTATCTGACGGCAAAGATTGCGCTTGCGCATTTGAACGAGTTTCCGGACTACTACGACCGGCTCGAGGGGATGGAGGAGAAGGCCGAGGCCTACTGGGCGGAGCACAGGGCGCAGGGCTGAGACGCTTACCACCACGACAGCCCCGCCGTAACGGTCGATACGGCCGGCAGGAGGAGAAGACCGATCAGCCAGACCGCAAGGAAGAGGAGGACGGCCGCAATGCTGCTCTCCCGGTACGGCACCGTGCCGCCGTTCATCCTCCGCGCGGTGGCATAGGCGTCGCAGGCGCCATAGAGCCAGACGGCCGCACCGGCGGGAGCAAAGTAGATACCCCAGAGCAGCGTCCCGACGAGGATCAGCACGCCTCGCAAAAACTGCCCGTTATACGCCTGGCCGAGCCCGACGAAGACGAGCGAGAGGAGAGCGGAGAATCCTGGATTTTTTGATTCACCGGTAACCGGGGTGTTCATTCTGCAGGTCACGAGTAGACACCGGCACCGGAAAGGGTGCCGTGATGAGAAATGCTTTGTGGGTGGTGGGGGGAGGGCGGGTGCCGGGGCTGCGCCGTCTTTGCCGGAAGATAAGGTTCCTGACGCCGCACAGGCAGCCGCCCGGCTGTCTGTCCGGTGGAGGGCTAATTCAGCACAGGCGGATGCCTTCGGCGGGGGCGATAACAGAGTGGTGGGGCGAACCCCGTCCACATTCCCCATTACTTCGTCGCGTGGAGGAGTAATATATTCCCCGGGTGCCGTGAGCTCGAGGGTTGAACCGGCCGGTTCAACATACCCGGCACTCCCGGATCGCCGGGACCGTCCGCCGCTCCCGCCACTCGTCGTGGAGGACCCCCCGGACGTCGACGTCCTCAAAGACACCCCACTTCCGGTCATGCTCCCGGAGGTGCGCCTCATGTGCCATCCCGCACTTCTCCATCACCCTGCCCGACGCCGGATTTCTGGAGAAATGCATGGCATAAATCCGGTGCAACCCGAGGACGGAGAACCCGTACTCGATCGCCGCCCGGGCGGCCTCGGTCGCATACCCCCGGCACCAGCAGGGTCTCGCGACCCAGTAGCCGAGCTCCGCCCGCCCGTGACGGCGGTTGATCTCCACGAGCCCGACCGCGCCCACGAGATCCCCGATCCGGGCCCGGGTGACGGCGTAGACGACGTGCACTCCATTTTCGAACCCGGGACGGTGGGTGGCAACCCAGTTCTCAGCCGCTCCGTCGGGGTAGGGGTAGGGTATCTCGAGCGTGCTGGACGCGACCTCATAATCGCCGGCGAGCCGCTGCACCTCCGGGGCATCCGCGAGGGTGAAGGGCCGCAGGAGCAGGCGGTCGGTCACGAGGACGGGCTGTTGCGTCATACAGGCGTTCTTCGCAGCGGTGAGGGGATCTGCGCCTCCCCATGAGGGGGCGGCTCCCGGACGATCCCCCAGAGATCAACGTCCTCGTAGACTCCCCATTTCCTGACATGGTGCCGGAGTCGGCCTTCGTATACCATCCCGCACT
The genomic region above belongs to Methanoculleus oceani and contains:
- a CDS encoding DUF5661 family protein, with the translated sequence MARRDVTYEEAKAMGAQLGITWKEFDVEQFRRGMVVELEHGLHDPATNVTDDDLYLTAKIALAHLNEFPDYYDRLEGMEEKAEAYWAEHRAQG
- a CDS encoding GNAT family N-acetyltransferase encodes the protein MTQQPVLVTDRLLLRPFTLADAPEVQRLAGDYEVASSTLEIPYPYPDGAAENWVATHRPGFENGVHVVYAVTRARIGDLVGAVGLVEINRRHGRAELGYWVARPCWCRGYATEAARAAIEYGFSVLGLHRIYAMHFSRNPASGRVMEKCGMAHEAHLREHDRKWGVFEDVDVRGVLHDEWRERRTVPAIRECRVC